In Vicia villosa cultivar HV-30 ecotype Madison, WI linkage group LG7, Vvil1.0, whole genome shotgun sequence, the DNA window GGTTCAGACATAGTCGGTCGTCAATCTAAGAATGTgttacatggttcacacatagtttaccatcatctatctatctgtaacatggttcacacatagttgaccatcatatgTTGGatgtctgacatggttcacacatagttgatcatcatcagtgcatctttgacatggttcacacatagtcggacatcattaATTGACTGTCtaacatggttcaaacatagGTTACCATCATTAGTGCATCCTGAAATGGTtgacacatagttagacatcatcagctGACTGTTtggcatggttcacacatagttaaatgcatgagtcttgttttgttgcacacgtacacaagcacgAGTCTTtaaaagtggcaatgttgggtaatcttgcgaaggttatttacttgtcccaaatttAACGCCGAatgggatttgaaagcttaacacgGAATGCGacttttgaggtggttatctagtctatagaggaaagacaaccggcatgaccggaaatgataacggatgggatccacatgcatattgcatatagtcacacttgagtcgcacacGTCGGTGTGAAATGTGTTTTGTGTGATTTTGCAATATGATTGGCTTGGATTGACTATGTGATGAGTGATGCATAATATGGATTTTATGTGATAGTTGTATACTTGATGGCATTTCATTAGTGGGTTATAATTGTTGAATTAGTAATTAGATATAATTACTCGAATGATGGAATTTGGTAATCTAGTGATGAAACATGTTAACTTTGATGTATGGTTATAAAAGCATGTTtttatgaagagtgatgaattgtgagATGTATGCGTGTTTGTATTACATTTCCCATTGTTATGTTtgctataagaagttgaattctcacccttctgtttgaatgttatccttcgttggtaacgtgcaggttccgacgagtagtagcttgtcccaggatttagccgaggagctcctgagtttgttattggattaggtggtgagtcatatgctctgatcatgtaacacttgggaggattttatttagacttatgcttatgtttggatattgctattccctatgttttgttggatattcggatgtatttgtttgagatctcggatatgttgtttaaggctatgtggccaagattgtggatttcAAATTAGtatgtggatttaaatgttaatttgaatttggtagatgaatatagtatgggatatattcattgaaacttttaatagcaattcaattatTTTCCGCGagcgtttatgcataatataTGAAACCATAAGATTTacatttgtgttacaatatgatctttgcatattaagaatgttggatgtttgttttaggttttcattgcgatgaaaataacatgtgacgcccttttacttatgcatgattactctgtaagatgatatatatgtatatatttggggttagaaaatggATGTTACACAAATGCTGGAGTTTTTGAAATCAGTGTTCTTGCACTCGGCCAGGACACGCTCGCGGGAAGCGTTCAATGGTGTGTACTCGATGAAGTGACTAGCGGGTCCGCTCTGGTCTTTTGCTTCTCGAAACCTGTCGCCCTTTCTTTTTTCACATCCTCGACGAGAAGAGAGATCGTCATGCCCCAAGCGTCGAGATGTATCTTTGCTCTGAGGCCCTCTCTTGGTTGCTGTTGTTTTCTCCTCATAAGTGATGTAAGCCTGCGCTTTGAGAAGGAGGGCGTCCATGGAGTGGACTTTTTCGATCCCGATAGCTTTCTTGAAATCGCTGTCGGGATTCAGCCCTCTGTCGAGGAGGTACCTCTTCATCTGGTCACTTTTCTGGACTTGAATAGCTTCTCGGTTGAACCTATACAGGTAGGCACAGAGAGGCACATCGGCTCCCTGGACTATGACCTCTAGGGAAGCTTCAGACTTGGGGTTTTGTCGGGAGGCCATGAAGTAGTTGGAAAACAGTTTTTTCAACTCCGCCAATGAGTGGATGGAATTGGGCGAAAGATTCTGGTAACATGTCATGGCGCCTTTCCTTAGGGTCATCGGAAAGATTCGGCATTTGATGGATCTGTGCACCACATGGTAGTCCATTACGACCACGATGCTGAGGATGTGCTCGTCTGGATATTTAGTTCCATCATATGAATCAAGGGCAGGAGGCTTTTCCATTCCTCTAGGAAGGCAAGCCCGTCTAATTTCTTCGGAAAATGGGCTGCGAAAGTCGTCTTCGTCACTTTGCTCAGGAGATGGGGAGTATTTTCCCCGATGACGGCCTCGAGGACCCGATAACGGCCTCGAGGAGGACTTCTTTGCCACTTTTTGGTGGGAACTTTCTTCTTCGGAATCAAGGATAGATGTCTGTTCCCGGGGGGGTCTGCTTCCGCTTCTTTTCGGGTCCTTTCCGTTCCAGGGCCGACCCGCGAGTTTGAGCAGGTGGTGTGGGACTTCTTAAGTCCTGCTGTCCCTGTCGAGCAGGGGTAGGACCTATACCTTCGGGTCCTCCTCCGTGGTGATCGGGAATGCAAACGAGGGCGCGAGCGATGACGTCTCCGTGGGGGAGAACGTGATCATTGTCTCTTCTCCGGCGAGGTGATTCTTCGGTTTTGTTGAGTTAAGATACGGTTGGTCTGGTTGATGGCTGTGAGCAGGAGGGTTGTGGTCGACGTCCTCGGGTATGTGGACGTCAACATGGTCATAGTAGTCCTCCTGCTGATCCTCGATATGATGAGAGTCCTGAGTGGAGGACGAAGCTGTGCGTCCTTCTTTGGAACTGGCTTTGTTGTCTCGGGGTTGATTCCGCACATTGCATGCGGCTTGCCTGTCATGCGTGGGCTGATTTAGTCCCTCACGCATGGGTCGATTCTTCCCGTCAGCCGTGGAGTCCTGGAGTAACAGGTCGATGTTGAAAGGATCACCGGTTTGGTGATTGTTGCTATTGCCGGCCATGATGATCGAAGGTTGATTTttttgctttgatctttgttcagAAAGGATGGGGAAGCAAGTTTTCcatagacggcgccactgatctgaCCTGATTAGACGAATCTTCGTGGCCTACAACGGACTGGATCTTATGAACTGGGGGAGTGTACCttcaaggtactccgatgccaatgTGAGAAGAGAGATCAATTAGAGTGCAAGTACAAGGTAAAAGAGAGAATGAATGATGTTACTTGACCCTCTAGTAaatagggtatttatagccccagcACTAGGCCAAAatttcctaattgggccaaatatgTTGGAGGCCCACATGCTAGGAGACTGTCAAAATCCTAGCtggtagggctgagtcagcacAAAACTCATGTTCTGGGTGAATGGAGCGTGAGATCCGGAACGGCCTGTCAGAATCTTCTGCTAGCGGGTTTTGACCGCGTGCCCCTCTAGTATACGTAGAATTGACGTGCTCAACGGTTAACAACACGCGTGCTTATTGGGCCTGGAGTTGAAATGGGCATGTTCGGCCTTGGCCACAAGGTTGGGCCCATTCGGCATAACCTAGATGTTGGGCCTGCTCGATCCATACCGAAACATTTTGTgataaataatttgagacaaataaaaaaaaatataaaacggagaaaataatagaatttgtaagataaaaaatgaaatgatatgattaattaattttgtattatACTGAGTTAAAAGAGGAATTACATTATACGATTGAATGAAGTGTTATGGTTAAAATTTTGTGTAGGGAAACCTTCACTTCCGTGTATTACTTTGAAATAATTGAGATTTATTTTACACTCGTATCTCACAGTGTTCATTTTGAATTATACAATTATAAAAAAAGGGCCAACATTGTAATGAATAGGAATTTTGTGTAGGAAAACCTTCACTTCCAATATTGTAATGAATAGTTTTTTTCGCTTGACTCCATGAGAAAATTAATGCTTAATGATTAGAAATAGCATTTTGAATACAAAATGGATgctttatgttgatttttatttttagtaataaaatttTATACTAATTTAACATTTAACATATGATTTAATTACGTACCGTACAATATAATGGCCAAaacaaattatataatattttcgttttttttttgtttaatttttgctACATTGTAATCTAATGTAGTCATCACATTTTAAAACATaagtttatttaaaaatagttattactctaaatttttaatataattttattgtttAGTTCTACTGTTGGTGCACCACTTCTAAGATGatattttctatattatttttatatatgaacatGAAAATACATTAATAGttgatataaataattaaataaaagtattATTTATCCTTATTAAAATTATTAGATGTGGAATAAATATTGTGGATtaaatagattttttattttcataattgtctcataaaataataaatgaacaatttttttattagaaaaaatgGTTGATACAATTGATTTTATATACATTAAAACCTATTTGAtactataataaaatatatacataatttaaATTTGGATAATGATCGATGAGTTCACCGTAAAAAATTATTGCTGAAATTCTGATATTTAGATATCAGATGTCTTAAGAGATGTCGAGACATTGATCTCTAAACAACATATAATGAAAATGTATACAATATAAACAGTGCTGAAACTTGAATGATCAACATAACTTACAACTCAAAGACACAGTCATATTTTTCTATCAGGATGATATTAGAGAGATTACACAATTCACAAgactgcacaaaccctaacataaAATACAATGTAAGTTCCACAGAATGAGTGGGCCAGCAGCAACGTCGAAATCTTCGGCGGTGGTTGAGAGGAAAAATGGGTGTTGTACCTGCAagacactccgatgccaaagtaagaaagagAGCAAAGATACTGTCTAGTCGGTTCGGTTGGGTTTCTTTGAAGCAGGCTAAGAAGCTCTTCAAACCGTTTTCTAACTCCCTGAAGCACTTTAAATCACGATATTATCTTCTCCGCCCTCAGAAAAAGGCGGCCATAGATTCAGTTTTTCTACGAGTGCCAACATTGGACATGCAGGGGAAGACTGATTTTGAATGAGATCGGGGATCCGAGGATGAGGTTGAGGGGTAGGTTTAGGTTTCATTGGTGAGGGAACACTTCCAATATAGTACTAATCAATTTATCACCCGACAGGCGGATTTGACTGCTGATGACCGGGCCAGTATCATAAGGTGGTCGGCTTTGTGTATAGTTTCTCCCCAGTTCAGAAGGTTCAATAATACCGGGAAGCCTGTATATACTAAAGATTGGGAACTTGACGTAGAAGCACGTTATATCAATTGTCGAGAATTGGTGGATAGTGAGACTACCGAGGAAGCCATGGCTCTCCTGggtattttattgtttttcatattTTCACAATGTGTTCCTGTCCTCGTTTGTTATCTTGTTGGCAAGTGATATCATGTTTTGTAGGGGCTATGGCGACCAGACAAGAACCAACAACGACAAAATGAAATTTCTATTTCACTTTccctttctattttatttttcagacAAAATAAACCACCTGGCAATTAAAATAAACCATatggaaattaaattaaacatgtgTCTGCCACATGTATGCCACGTATATCATTCcattgactttgactaacggagCTGACAAAAAGGACAAATGTGATCATTCTTTAACAATTAAAtgaccactttgacactttttagagATAAGGGACTAGAATAGACCttggggtatagttaagggaccaaaaagagtattttgcctattTTTTTGGCTTATCACCATCGGTATAGTTTGGTGTTCCTACCCGATCGCAATTGCGGGGATCGAATCGTGGTTCTCTCTACCAAGTCCAATGCCAATCACCATTGGACCAACTAATGATTGacaatttattttcaattatattaactttttaacaaaaaatattaaatttaaagataatgtaatgttaatataaaataatttcataatatatatttatttttaaatataataaattttaaatataataaaatttaaatataataaatatattaataatttattttaatatattttgcatagggatgtcaacttgcctccgttGGCGGGGATCCCCGTGGAGATTCcccgtttggggccccaaagacggAGAATGTTTTCCCCGCGGGGACGGGGAcggggaacaaagtctccccgaagaacttcggggacgggggtggcgtaaatatcccccgccccgtggagtccccgccccgcATAAAATAGCCAAAtatccttttatatatatatatatatatatatatataattttaaatttttatgtaagtcaatttgtcatttcatataattaatcttatacacaaatttaaaatatatatgccttgttagtaaaagagtgagatctaaatcattatttcaagtttattttaagtttgaaattttggtggtcatgacactcaatattatagattaaatattgttaaaacaatatattatcGTAAAAGAATAATTTACAAATttctcgtggttactttttgaagcttttactgtTAATttggtttaagaaaaataataatcatgTCTATGGATCTCCGCatggggatccgtggggacccgcggggatccgcggggacagggatgggggacaaaatcccccgtagcggggacccgaagtggggatggggaatagattcgATGGCGGGGATtatgatgggaatgtatcccccggccccgccccgccccattgacatcttTAATTTTGTAtgcatttaaaaatatcaaaaatattttttttgtaatttttttataaaataataaaatggtggcgtttcattttatttaaaagttGTAGTGGAGTAAGAGATGCATATATatagggtgcagttaccgtgcatagataaaaatttatgcaccgtgcatagattattaaggacctttggatcattggatcaaattctagacatcaattgttattactcaatacccaatactcaccactcaatactcaatactcaatactcaatactggattaaaaacatgatcaaatgacttatgtaggcttatgcacggtgcataaggaaaatccttatgcatattagccaaagcccatACATATACATGAACCGATTCGATGGCAAGCAAATGTAAAGAGATATAAATTTGGGAAGAGTGAACATTCAATTAAATTGGAAAAAATAACCTCCATTTAATATATTTGGGTTAAATGTGTAATTATAAAACAGTAGTGTCTATtactaataaataataaagtAGACAAATAGACCTCTCAAATTTTGACAACTAAATTGGGTGAAGTTACCCAACTTTAATAGGTTGGTAAATAAAAATTCACCTTATAAAAATCAAAATCTTGATGACAAATAATCTATATATACATCCTTATTGCAAATCAATTTGTTGTGTTGTCGACAAGCTAGCTATAGGATATCAAGAACAATATacaaaatatgaataataatatCATGTAAACCAACTTTTGAAAATAGCCGCAATATTGTGTTTAGGTACAACGTGTTTCGTATGTGCTACAGCCAAATAATAGCCGCAATATTGTGTTTAGGTACAACGTGTTTCGTATGTGCTACAGCCAAATAATGTCATGCAAAGTTGAGAATAGAACTACTTTTTCAGTTCCACTAGGTTCATGCACCAGCCAATTTCCATAGTAACTTTCTTTGTCACTAACTAGTACACGGATTCATTGTATATTTCCTTGCGTATTCCTACATCCACCAGGACCAAATAACTGCGTATTTTGTCTTTCTACTTTTATGATCCATAACCataccaaaccaaaccaaaccgtcaCATTCACATTGAATTGCCAAAAAATCACCAATTATTTGCACCTATGCAGTGCATTCCCGATTGACACAATAATTTCATTTTCAACAATTGAAGTTGGCGATTCTGTTTGGCCTTATATGaaatttaaatcttttttttttcttctaaagtATCATGACATAAACAACTTGTTAGTCTATAAACCAAAAGAATAACCCGAAGACCCAAACTCAAACGGGTCGCCCAAGCCCGACAAAAACACATTTGAATTATGTTGATACAAATTGAAATTATCATTATCTGTAACCCGGTGAGTCCTCATGCCACTCTGAACCTCTTCCTCCGTGGGGTTCCTAAATCCCGCCGAGAGATCCAACTGCCCAAACGGCGGCGCTGAAGGGACACAAAAATCAGTGCAGCTGTAATTCAGCATCCCTTGTGTTTGGCTTCCGGAATCAAATTCCGGTATCGTGTCAAACTCTGCCGGGGTAACCCAATCAGAGAAAATTCCGGCTCCCATGTTATGAAACCCGAACTTTTCCTCTTGCTGTAGCATTTTGAGCGATGTCACCCGCGGAAGCGCAAAGCTCTGGTCGTCAATTACCGGAAATGAGTCCGACATATCCTCCACGTGGGAGGATGTGGAAGGCGATGAACCATTGCTGTATTCTTTGCCCGAAAATGATTGAACTTCCTTTTGCGAGCTTGAGTTCTTCTTGTATATGCGACACAAGACCCAATCATCCAACTGCATCATAATAACATCACATAAGTCAGTGAGATTCTCTTTCGTTTCGTAATCAAATAAATACAAGTAAAACAGCAGAGTAATAGTGTTACGTACTTTGGAGCTACCAAGGTTGTGTTTTCGTGAAGCGTCAAGAAGGCGATACTCATGCATAATCCAATTAGTTTTAGTTCCTTTTGGTGCTTTACCGATATAGAAAACAAGTGCTTTCTTTATGCCAACTTTTCTACCTTCGGTGGTGATGATTTTGTCCGTTCCAGTAGCTTTCCAGTACCCCGACCCAGCAACTCTGTTTGGTCGTGAACCATTTGGATATTTCCTGTCCCTTGGACTGAAGAAATACCATTCTTTCTCACCGAAATTCGCTTTACCTGCAAAACTAGAACATTAATAAACAAACTGCTTcccaaaaataataaataaaaataacccAACAAATAATTGTTGATAATTAATTACCTGGAAGAACCCATGGATCGAATTTGTATAAATCAATTTCAGCAATAATTGGCAAAGAAAAGTGATGTCCTGCAACTTTGCGACATAGGTACTGAACAAGAAGCTCTTCATCGGTAGGGAAGAATCTGAAACCAGGAGGTAAACTCAACTGTGAGAGAGGATCTTTATTTGGAACTcccatttttttttaatctaataaAACAGACAACAATGAGCCAAGGAAAAACGTGTTtctttgttaatttttaaaatttgtttctgttttttttctttttgtaagcAAGAGGTGGCGGTTATTTATATAGGCACAAAAAATGCATCGTGATCTTTGTTCTTGTACTGATGTGGGACCCATTTGAGTTTGAAGCCATTTAAGAAATGCCACGTTAACGGTTTAAAAAGATGATTATGCGAACAATCTTATCTTCTTACCGTACGGTCCGTGGCTTTTGACGGGTCCGATTCAATGTATATGGAACTGTTATAATTTAAAGCAAAATAACATATAATTggtcaaaaataataatttattctcTTTACAGGATAAAGACATGAATATATatagaggttaaaggtagtgcactaatagtgtaaaaaaattttatagtattatcaaataaaaataattcgtTTTGCCatgtaatataaatttttaaaaaattacagtATGATTTATTCTGATTCATGGTTGTGATTAGTTGACACTGTCAGTGCATTACCcattttctattatatatatatatatatatatatatatatatatatatatatatatatatatatatatatatatatatatatatatatatatatatatatatatatatatatatatatatatatactgttaCAAATAATGATTGTAATACACTACACAAGTCATTTTATGGGATATTCCCTCGAACATAACGTCTTTTTATAGGATTTATATGCATAATATAGTACATTTTTGGATAAGTCTTACCAAATTGTTTTAGTTTACACACCACAATTCAATCAAATCAAGGATAGTCATCAACTTTATTACATCTAATCAATTTTGTTTGTATAGTTTATCAATTGCAAAATAGAACCCTTGCCACAAAattaagattttttattttagttataatttatttatattaaaaaaattaagagttCAATGAATATGCCCtaacaatataaaataattttatacaattattaattagaaaataagCAGTATGTTGTCATGTTATTAAATTAAAAGGATGTAATAAAACACATAGTTGTGATTAGTTGACACTAAAATTATGTTACACTGTCGGTGCATCAgcgatttttaaaaaattaaatataataaactttTTAAATTGTTGAAGAAACCAATAAGAGGACTtggattttgaaaatatagtcCTCTCAagattttgaattcaaattttacaTTTTACTAGAAGATAACAATTTTTATGTTAGATCAGTCCATAcgtaattttattttagttttaaacaATATCCCACAAATAAACGGTGAGTTTGATTATCTTGAATTAGTCAGTAAGATCgaataacaaaatttaaaaaaaaatgaagttttgaattaatcaaatttCTGTTTGAAGATTATTTGAATCATTTGGTGTATCAGTGATTCACTACCACCAGTtactaaaaaaattaacaaatgagTCGCACAGCTACACACgtgtcttttaaaaaaataaaagttacatACGTGTATATAGAACAAAAAAGAAAGTTACACACGTGTACATATAAAGATACTTTCATAGTTTCATTTTCTTGCTGTGAGTAAGTTTTAAAACAGTTTCATTCGATTTTGTCATTATCATTTTTCACGTGTAAGTTTGCACAAGACACGGTGAGCACGCGTCAAGAGCAAAAGTCAGACTACAAATCAAACTTATGATATATTTtacattaaattattttataaattatttttttattgataattTATTGACTGAATATTTTATGAGTTTAAAGGTAATGCACGTAAACAAACTTTATACATACAATTAATCAAAATCTTTATACttgtcatgtcatattaatttttttaaattaaaattatgttttaattgaatacataattgtgattggttaacaatataaaaaaaattttacactgtcagtgcttATCCcttttcttatattttatcttataatttttttaaattataaacaaATCAAATTGAACGATAAATTATTTGCTTTATTTCATTTCACCTTCTCTTTCAATATATTTGGATTTATTGGTTCAGTGGAACAATTTCCATATAATGATATGATTGGATGGTAGAAAAACAAATTGGTATTCATTCAATAGTGTTGTATTGTAAGCTAGGTTGCAGGACACGTGGTGCTTAAAATGTACTTGCCTTATCTTACTCTTACCTACTTTTTGAGTTTTGCTCATTTTCTTGTTAGGCTTTTCTTTCACTCTTCAACCTCTACGTGCAAGGTTATGGATGGAGATTTAGAGGTTTTGTGTGGTTTTCATTAAAAAGTAATGTGGTGACGTAGTTGGTCAAGGTCAAAATTATGGATTGGTGTGATTCAGTGAACTGTTATCCCTTGATTGGTGACATTTTAAAGTTTTTTGAACGTGGACAAGTTTAAGTTCAAGATAGGAAAGAAAATGGACATTGGCCTTCTTTTCTTGGATATGCTGTGGTCAAATTCCATTTTTGAAAGAAAAGAttatttcaaacaaaacaaaaaacatccCATAAATTGGGAGGAAGAGGGGCTCCTTCACACGTAAACTCAAGTGACTAAGTTCTGTCATATGTGGCTTTCGTTAACAAGCCTTAATTCCATTTTTAtccttttcattatttatttagtcGTTTTGGTACCTTTTCTTAAATATGACCGGTTTGCGTTTTTCATGTCTAtttctaaattttaatttatttttgcttcCATCAATTTCTATTGGTTCAACATAAGCGTGATAGATTTGATAGATTTAAAAGATCATGAATAAATGGTACTACTAAatacagtgttttaaaaatcaaactggacggtcggaccggtcgaatcgggaaccggccaggtaactgGTCTAGTTTAATAGCTGGATCGgaaatgtcattgaaccggtcaAAACCACTAAAACCGAGAAAAACGGCGATTTTTgtgaaccggtggtttaaatgcattttttaaattttttttaattttaaaaaattaaaacaatgtcattttgacta includes these proteins:
- the LOC131620329 gene encoding NAC domain-containing protein 72-like, giving the protein MGVPNKDPLSQLSLPPGFRFFPTDEELLVQYLCRKVAGHHFSLPIIAEIDLYKFDPWVLPGKANFGEKEWYFFSPRDRKYPNGSRPNRVAGSGYWKATGTDKIITTEGRKVGIKKALVFYIGKAPKGTKTNWIMHEYRLLDASRKHNLGSSKLDDWVLCRIYKKNSSSQKEVQSFSGKEYSNGSSPSTSSHVEDMSDSFPVIDDQSFALPRVTSLKMLQQEEKFGFHNMGAGIFSDWVTPAEFDTIPEFDSGSQTQGMLNYSCTDFCVPSAPPFGQLDLSAGFRNPTEEEVQSGMRTHRVTDNDNFNLYQHNSNVFLSGLGDPFEFGSSGYSFGL